In Mastomys coucha isolate ucsf_1 unplaced genomic scaffold, UCSF_Mcou_1 pScaffold9, whole genome shotgun sequence, the genomic window GCATCTATAATTAAACACAGCCCCCGGCCCccatcttgaattcctgaccctcttGGCTCCACCTCCCTAGTGTTACAATGATGTGTTACCCACCCCAACAGACAAATAGTACAGTTTAAGAGAAAAGCCCCTTATTTACAATTACTTCAGCACAGGATCCATCGGGGTCCTCCATTGAAAGAGGACCTTACGAGTTTGTGAAAATGCAGGTGGACTGGGTGGACTTAATTTATTTGTTCAAAACCCCAGTGTTTAGAGTATCTATGAGTAAACCACAGGCACAGAAGTAAACCCCAGAGCCTCATGGGAGAAGTACTTCTTGGCTTATGATTACCAGGCCAGAGAACTTCTAGTTATTCCTTAATTGACGTTACAACCTGTCCCACTACCTGCTGCCAAGGTCAAAGACTGCTGTTATACCAGAAGAGTCTGTTAGCTCACTTCCTTTCAAATGAATCTTGAGAAAGCAATTGGTGAGAGAAGGCTATGATGCTGACAAGAAAGCAGatgatgtgtgtgcatctgtgtgtggggTCTGACATACTTAGCTGAAGGCTGATAAGGGCCTTGCCTAACTGCTGCTGTCTttccaaacacaaacatacatatgtgtgtatatatgcatatatacatacatgtatacacacacacatatatgtatatatacgtatatattatCCTTGACTTCAGTTtcggtggtggggtggggggttaggggctggagagacggatCAGTGCTTAAGAGGATGTACTGCTCATAGAAAGGACCTGAGCTCAGCTTCCaaaagctcacaactgtctagcgccagctccagctccaggggatctgatgccctcttgtggcctctgagagcacctgcactcacatgagCACCCTCCCACACCCCAGACtgttaactaaaaataaaaatcttctaaaattcttatttattttatgtatatgagtacactgttgctttcttcagacacacaagaagaaggcatcatatcccattacagatggttgttgagCCACcaatgtggtggctgggaattgaactcagaactacTGGAAGAACTTAACCACTCTTCAGATGCCCTAAACTGCTATTTATTCAGTATAGGGAGCTTTGCATATGCCACAGCACCtttatggaagtcagaggacttgCAGGactccccttccaccatgtgggtgccagggtcATATCAGGTTATCAAGTGTGGAGGCAtggcctttaccttctgagccatctcactggcatACGCACACTAACTCATGCtcgtgagtgcgtgtgtgtgtgtgtgtgtgtgtgtgtgtgtgtgtgtcactttcAATGGGTGTTGCCTGGGTAAAGACTGATATAGGTTTACCTATCAGTCTCcaggagtatgtatgtgtatcccaCGCTAGACCATGAAATATACGGTCTTTAAAATAGGCAggcatttgtttttttccagtgttATGACCTGTGTCCACATAGAATATCTTTGTGATCTCTTAGAACAGATTTCCCTACAATCAGATCTAAGCATCACTGACTAGAAGAGGAGCAATGAGGGCGGACCCCTAATTACTTCAGAAGACATTTCCAGTTTCAGTGCATTTCACCCCATCCTCCCAAGGGCTTAGCTGGCTAAGAGCATTACCATGGGATGTCTGCGGTGACCGTTTTAATCATCTTAAAGGCCTGTTTACTTCTGTGCCGTGTGGGTCAGACTTTTGTCTCGTTGAAGGAAGTGTTTCTAAACGAACACGGGCCGGATGAGAAGCTGAAAGCAAAGCTATCTTTCGGGAGCATGCTGTCTGTCATAAGGAGAGGTTTGACAGCCCATTAACACACAGGTGTGTCGTCTAAGccttctcattcattctttctacaGAGCTGCTGCTGATGTATCAGAAAGCAACTGAAGCCTCCAGCCACAAGTTTAGTGTGAAAATGTCAGTTTACAATGCCAGTTCTGGAAATGAGTTATTGCGAAAGGGAATACCACACCCAGCTGAAGAAAGCAGTGAGCGGGTGGAGAGAAGTGGTAGATGCCAATGCCACGGCCAACATCCTTTTGATAACACCAGCAAACGTGGAGCGAATTGGTGCAAATTAAAAGACCAAAGTGAGGTGTGTCTCAGTGGCtaatagcactggctgttctttccagaagacccaggcttgGTCCCAGCTCAACTGCTGGTGGCCCATAAACCTCTGCTAGCCAGgtcccagggatctgatgctgtctctGGCTTTCTCTGGTACTAGGCATGCAagtagtacacacctgtaaattctacaaaacagacacaaacacacacacacacacacacacacacacacacacagagagagagagagagagagagacagagacagagacagagagaaggagagagagagaattaaagacCAATCTGATTTGTAGATGCTGTCCCAGAATAGGTAGTTTTGCAGAGCTATTCTAAGCTCAGAAAACTGTTTTGCCTCAGGCTGGGCTTGGATAAGTCCATGATTGTGTCCTAGTAAGACCAGAATAGACCTTAACAAGCTCTGTCTGAAATCTTAGGGTATCAGGATACTATTTCAGAAGGTTCCTCGTTAATGAACAGACTCTGATACTCAGGATACTGCCATAACTCTTGACAattcacagtgtgtgtgtttttttaaactaattaatttatttttattttgggtaCACtggtgtattagttagggtttctattcctgcacaaacatcatgaccaagaagcaaattggaaaggaaaaggtttattctgcttacacttccacattgctgttcatcaccaaagaagtcaggactggaactcaagcaggtcaggaagcaggagttgatgcagaggccacagagggatgGATGTTCCTTACtaacttgcttcccctggcttgttcagtgtactttcttatataatccaggactactaggccagggatggcaccatccacaatgggccttcctacccttgatcactaattgagaaaatgccttacagctggatctcagggaggcatttcctcaagggaggcccctttctctgtgacaactccagcttgtgtcaagttgacacacaaaaccagccagtacaactggtattttgcctatatgtatgtctgtgtcaggatgttagatcccctagaactggagttagagatagttAGGATCTGTCACACgagtggtgggaattgaacctgcaccctctgaaagagcaagtgctcttcaccattGGACCATCTCTAACCCCCTCACACTGTAAGATTTATTCCTCTGCAAACTGTAAGATGTCTGTGAATCCCCTGTAGGTGTCCCCTCTACTAAGAGCTAAACCAGAGCAATGTACATTTAAGCACCATCTATGACCAACAgagtaattatttaaaaaaaaaaagctccttatttttaaaaagggggcaAGATTGCTCAGTTGTTTGTCACCAAGCccaatgatctgagtttgatccccagaaccagcacctgaaagttgtcccctgactGTACACACATCCTGGCATGCACGAACAtgcccaaacacatatacacatacaataaaagtaagaaaatcaAAGCTCTCTTCCTGTAAGCGGCCAGAGGTGACCTGTGAAGATGGTTTACTACTCTCTTGACCTAGAAACCCCCCAAAATCATGCAAATCAAGAGGTTCAAACCTTCGTGTTCACTTTAAGAACACCCAGGAAACTGCCCAGGCCATCAAGGGTATGCATATCGAAAAGCCACCAAGTATCTGAAGGATGTCTCTTTAAAGAAGCAATGTGTGCCATTCCGGCAGTATAATGGTAGAGTCCGCAGGTGTGCCCAGGCCAAACAGTGGGGCAGGACACAGGGATGGTGGCCAAAAAAGAGTGCTGAATTTTTGCTGCTCACGCTTAAAAATGCAGAGAGTGATGCTGAACTTAAGGGTTTAGACGTGGATTCTCTAGTCATTGAACAGATTCTGGTGAACCAGGCATCTAAGATGCGCCGACGAACCTGCAGACCTCATGTCTGGGTTAACATATCCATGAGCTCCCCCTGCTGCATGGAGATGATCCTCACTGAGAAGGGGCAGACtgttccaaagccagaagaggaggctgCACAGAAGAAAAGGATATCCCAGAAGAAACCGAAGAAACCAAAACTCATCACGGGAATAGTCAGCATACAATAAATGCagataaagtaaaaaagaaagtaaaaacaacatAGGTGAAGTTCTACACAGAATTCTACAGTCCTTACAGTTCCCAAGGCACCATCTATGGCTAAGCGCTTTGTTCCTGAGCTTAGCCCAAAGTGAGTCATTTTAAAGTTTGTGCATTCTGTGATATAGGTAGTCCCTTCTAAATTCCCATAGCCAAATCCAGGCTAACCCTTTGGAAATCAGCAACACATGAGCGCCACCTTGTGTCTAAGATTCTTCATTAGACGCCAGCTCTTAAGGCCAAAGCAAGACCACAATTAGGACTCTCACCAATTACAGAATATAGCTTTATTTATAGAAtcttacaaataaaacatttacagttCACATgacataaattatttcattttctaattcttCTCATAACACctgagttatttaaaaaaatactgtgatGGAACTGTAAAGGGAACTATGAGTAAAATCCTTTCTTTCTGCAGAAAATCATCCAGCTTATCTGCATCTCTTTGGAAGAGCGTTCACTAAAACTGGATCCTAGGTGATCCAGACAGAGACAAGTCTTTTAAAACCCAGGTGAAGGGCACTGGAGAGTGCCCCCCTGCTGACCCTAAATATTGGAGGGCAGGGATGGAGGACTGAAGAGGTCAGAGACGAGGTGTCCCGTGACAGAACCCAAGGCCTTGAAGGGCTCCTCTGTGTGACCAGCACTTTCCTTGCTAGTGTTAACAGGGGACAGAAGCTATGGGCAGTAAAGCCAGGGGAGAAATGTCTGCTAAGCAGCTCGCGGCCCCTTCAACCTCTAATATGTACAGATGCTTAAAACAGCAAGTTCAACATTTAAAAGTCACAAAAAGGTCAATGGCCACATTTCCAACTTGGGACGAATCTGTCGCCAAGAGCAATGGATAATCAGTTGGATGACTGCTCCCACGCCCCACCTGCATCTGACTGATGCTGGCCTTCTGCTCTGAAGAAGCCCCACGAGTTCCTCGAGTTCATGGGAAGAGTGCATGGCAGATACTCTATCTCGTGTGTAAGactctttaaattcttttaagcAAACTAAGCCACCATCCTGCGCCAGCATAAGGATATTTAAAGATGGACAGGATTTTAGGGgagattttaaagttaaaaatataatacatgaaCTAGGTAAAGCAGAACTTTCCAACctttctggggggtgggggaaggctgtggtggtgctgggaatgaaattcAGGGTATCACATACACACTGGACAaaagctctgccactgagccacacaccctCAGACCTACAATCTTAAATTCTatgtttttatcttcattttgtcCTGCAGACACAGGAGCtcgctatgtagcccagactggcctgcaATTgactatgaagcccaggctggtatAAAACTTGAGCCTGCTGACTCTGCCTCCTACAGGCCGAGATTACAGGTGCGAGCCACACAGCCTGTTCAGTCTTACATTCTGAGTGTCAATTTCTGCTAGCTCCTGAAGCACTTGTgggagaaataaaacagaaaagatgagACTCGTCTCCAAACACTAATGACAACTATGACGATAACATAAAACCGTAGCTTCTAACATTGAAGGAACTGGTTCTTTGGTAAAACTGGACCCTAAGCCTACCAGGACCTGGTCTTGACATTCAATCTAGTACCGTGATTGCTGAAGTttcctcttgcttctacctcttctcaaaggcaagaggcaagagtgGGGAGAGAAATGCAGCAAATCTCTATGTCTCCCCAGCTGTGTTATCAGGATTCCTGGTTTCAAGCATGTTTCCCCAAGAAGAAcaagaatgaacacacacacatgcatgcatgcatatatatatacatatatgtatatatacgaatacatgtgaatgcatatatatatatatatatatatatatatatatatatatatgtgtgctgcTTTTAATGGACTGTGGTAAGAACAGAAAGACTCAGGTATTGGCAATGATTCAGTACTGTAAGTCATACAAATAACGGCCCCTGGGCTGTGACTGTGGGCACCACTAAGAAAAGCTCCGGGAGAGACTGGCTCCCCAAAGTGGCTAAGGAATCCATGTATCAATATGATAATAATAAGTTAATTCACTTAGTGAACCTGGAGATAGGCTCCCCTGGAAGCCAGAGTTCTGAGGAGGGGGCTGCACGGCGCCTGAGGCTGGCTTTGTGGTGTGAAATGTCaagcatctgttttgttttgtttttttcctggacCAAATGAAAGCAATTTACACTCAATCCAATTCAGTATTCAATCTTGTTGTCTGGGGCCAGGGAGGAAGTGGTAGCTAGACAGTGCCCTTTAAAACCTGCTGGCAGCAATGACGTCTGCAGTCCTGACCTCAAGATTTGACCTCAAGGTGCAGAGTCCTGTGGTATTCAACTATTATTTCTACAATTAGCAAGTCCTAAATATGGCCCACAATGATTCCATTCCCGATTACCTTGGTCACAAAAAGGCATAAACAACTGTGTCTCAATTTCATGAGTTGGGTTCTACTGGGCAGAGAGGTCTTGACTCTCTCCAGGGGAGACTAATTTGTGCAATTTCCCTCCTAATGCAAACACCTCTAAATGTGCTCTGACTGTGTTCCTAGTGAGGCATCTACAGAGTTAACTAGAAAAAGGAAGCTAGTAGGAAGGTGTGAGAGAGAATCAGGGCAAAACCAACTGATTTAGCAGACCTGTTGCTACTCAAAGAATGGCCACAGTGGCTCACCTGGCCGATTATGTGATTCCAGATGCTGCAAGCAACCAGTGCACAGCATCCTAATGGAAACCAAGCACCAAGGAGACAGGACATCCATCACTAGTTCTACATCTTCTCACTCAGATGATCCCCTGCCTCTCTGGTTGCCCTACTCATTGGAAAGTAAGCCTTTTCAGAGAATAGTTAACAGACTGAAAAAAACAGGATTCttgtcttctgccctcttctctgTAAAAACATGAGAGAACCCATGCCAAGATGGACCGACCTGAAATCCTGGGTACATACATTTAGAATCATGGGCCCCAAAGCTGGAAGCCATGCTCATATTTCTAACCAAACCATGACCACTGGCTTCATTTTTACATTGTAAAAGATTCCACATCTCTCAGTGCTTCTTCCAAGAGAAAGGGAGGTGGGTGACCCGAAGGAAAAGGGAAGTATGTCCTACATGTGGCGTTTCAGTTCCAGAATCATCAGTGGGAAGGGTCAGGAGACAACAGTTCGAGGCACTACCTAGAGATTCCCAGGGCAGCTTCTCCCTAGGACAAAGTATTTGAAATAGCTGACATCTGAAATAGCTGGCGGGCAGTCTGTGTCAGTTTTTAAAGAGCTGCCTCTTCCACGATGCTTCGTGGATGCTGAGTCCTCAGGCCAGGGACCAGATGGGGCCCCAGAACCTGATGTCCAATGCCACTGGCTCCCCACTGGCAGAGTTCTACCCAATCTGAATCTGCCCTGAATACATTGTGAGGACCAGCATAATGGAGAAGCCGGTTAGGAGGCCAAGATTCTGGATGACAAAGGGAACCAAAAAGCTATCCTTCTTCTCATCCTCCTGGCAGACTTCATTCATCTCAGGgaactgagaaagaagagaaaaaaacgaGTTACAGATTCTGTTCTCATTGTCCCAATCATGGTGATAGGGACATGGTTTgaaccctcaccctcaccctcaatTTCAGATGTCTGGTTCTCAAGTGGTGGGCCATGGTTTTGGAAGGCTGTTTTGGAAGTTCTGGAGACTTCTCTGGAATTAAGGAGGTCACTGGGGGCATTATCTTTGACCATCCTCTGTAGCtttcaacaatatggctgccaaAACAAGTCCCAAACAATGCCAACACCAGCTGGTGTGCCAGCATGGGCTGGGTCTAGATGAAAGAGTTATAGACAATTAATGACTACTCAGACTCAGAGAAaccagtcttccccagggatgagccccgATTGGGTATCCAGTACATATGTACAGACAAGCAACACCAAATGGACTTGGCAGTttgtacatatgtaatatatatgtgtgtattctttATCTCTCAATAATAATTACAGAGAAAGAGCCTATGCATTTGAGAGGGAGCAAGGCAGTGGGGGGACACAGGAGGAGTTGGGGGGAGAGGAGGTAAATGAAATACAACACTCAGATATAAACTTCTTAaagttaaaacttaaaaagacATCCATAAGGTTACCATTAACTTGTGGTAGACAAGAGTCTAAgtaatgctttttctttctcatttcctcttttctttctgtctacatAGTACACCTTTTCCATCAAATTTAAATAAGGACCCTGGACTGAGTATGGTCAATTTTCTATAATGAAATGTTAACAGAGAGACCAAAGTTCTCCCTTTAAAACTCAATGacttactgggtatagtagtttaTACCTGTCTGCTCAGCACCTGGCGGGCGAGGGAAGGGCTGcaatgactttgaggccagcctgggctacagagtgagattcttgtctcaaacaaatccaaacaaaaacattgaaaatgtCAGGTtatgccgagcagtggtggtgcacacctttaatcccagcacttgggaggcagaggcaggcagatttctgggtttgaagccagcttggtctacagagtgagagttccaggacagccagggctacacagagaaaccctgtctcaaaaaaacaaaaaaacaaaacaaaacaaaaaagtcaggttattatatcattttaaattttaatttgatatgtgtatgatgtatgtaggTGCTTTAactgcttgtgtgtctgtgtacctcaTGGATCCTTGGGCCCTTGTGGAGCAGaaataggatcccctggaactgtagctgggaatcaaacctgggttctcttcaagagcagactaacagctgagccatctctctaaccccaaatTGTCACTTCTTAAATCAGTGAATTGGGTAGCATGTGAAAGAGACTCAATAAAgccaatattaaaaacaaaatcatgggctggtgagatgcctccATGTAACAGAGCATTAGGTGTCTAGTTCAGTCTCAGGAACCCTTGAGATAAAGAGAACCAACCTCCACAGGTTGTTTCCTATGAGAATGAACACGCATCCATacaaatatcaatgtaaaaagaattaaaaaacaaacaccctAATGTGTGCCCTTTAGCCCCCCTTCTGTCCAAGAGCCAATCACAAACCACAGCACTTACCATATCGGCTAGAGCAATATACAAGAACATTCCTCCAGCCAGAGCAAAAATCCAGTTTGCAGAGAAGTGGCTGCCAGCCAGGATGCCAAAGGCTAGGCCCACAtagcagcagcaggcagagaggaagTTGAAGAAGAGAGCCTGCTGGATGCTCATGCCAGCATTGAGCAGGATAACGAAGTCTCCTGCAGCAGGGATGAGAACAGGACACGGGATGAGTCAGGACTGCTTCAGCTATGGATGAAGCACGTGTGGGTAAAAATCCCATTTTCAGATGGTATTGGGCTAAAGGCACCTCCATCTTCCAATTCTGGCCATGGCCTCCCAGCACAGGGGCTACAAATAACTCATAGGCTTCTAGAAGTACGTAAGTAACCAGCACCGGCCTCATTGCTCCCCACACAGAGGCTGAAATAATTCACAGGGCTTTAAATGTACATAACATTTAAAGATAAACGGGCATcagccttgtttcttttttgactgATGGTGAAATGAAAATAGCTCCCTCTCTCCTGACAGATGGTATGTTCAGGATCAAACTTGAGAGGAGAAGTTAGTGCATAAACCAATAAATGCCAAAGTTAGGAGCCCGTGTTGTCACTGGGTCCTGAGTTGTAGCTTCTTAGGCTCCCTGGATAAAGCTACACACATCCTTTTCTACTTCATTCACATGACACACTTTGACAAGATTTCCAGCTTCTGCAGGATGCAGGATGTAAGAGCGGATCTTTACTGGGTATTCAGAATACTGTGTAGCACCTGGCAAGTCCTTTTCAAACATTTGTTTGCCTATAATCCCCTTGATGACTCTAAACGGCAGGTGCAGTTATTAATCACACAATCAGGTGGGAAAATTAAGCCACCAGACACAAGGCTTTTATCATGGGATAAAAATCTCCCTTAAGAACCTCCATCATTCTAAGCTCTGCTCCATTCAACTGTTGTAATTCCAGAgttagacagagagacagtgtgtTTTAATTCAGTTAGTGCTGTGGTGGAGGAGGGAGGCGCAGCCAGGATGAGACACATGAAGGGTGTCTCAGACAAAAACCGAGACAGCTGGAGCACAGGGACAGGGACTCAGCACTCACCCAGCTCGTGCGGGAATTCCTCACAGAGAATGGCCACTGATGTGCTGATGCCTTGGAAGACAGACACGGTGAAGGAGGCACCAATAGCCAGGCCATCGATGAAATTGTGGAGCCCATCGCTCAGGGTGATCATCCAGGCCAAGGTACCAATATCAGAGTATCGGACCCCTTTGAGCCAGTAGCAAGCACTCTGGGATGCCTGCAGGTCCTATGAGAAAGGACATGCCAGTGGACTTTAGATTACAGAGTGACTTCAGGTAAGCCTGACTCATGGCGGCCATGGCTGCTTAGAGGCTCCCCCGGGGCGCTCATGACTGCTGACCTGCACAGACATGGAGCTCACGATGACCTTCTCGTCCGTGCCAGGGGCCTTGCCATCCAGGTCACTGTTGCAGTGCTGAGGAATCATGTGATCCAGGTCCCCATTCTGTAGCTTCTCTGTCACAccctcctcctggtccttctTGGAAGGAAGTGTCTCGGAGGTAAAATGGTTATGTCCGTGATGGTGCTAGGGTACGAAAAGCGATCAGTGTTACTGATCAAAACCACCAGCCCAACACAGCGCCCACTCACAGGAAGCTCGCCAAGGCCAAGGAAGATCTCATTCCTACAGCCAAGGAAACTGAGCAGGCCACACACAGGGATATGGAGAAATTATTATAGCCAGTGGCAACACATACAAAGACAGGGACTTTCTAGTACACAAAGAAGTCTCCCGTCGTCAATCCAGTGAGGTGACCACTACTCTAACTACTTAGGTTGCTCCTTTAAGATGGCCACTTCATTCAACTCTAACAGGCAGTGCCATGCCAGCTACAGGAGGCCTCTTATTGGAGCTACACCAGTCAGAGCTGTTCCTGGGTGTTTGTAACCAAACCTCTTTACTGTCCTCTACAGAGAGAATGCCAGGCTTGCTCTGCAAGCACCGTCACACACTGCTCCACCTCACTGACCCAttttggcactttttttttttgaggttagaGTTTTCCCCTAGAGAGTCCATCACTAACAACTGGGTCTCACCTCGTTTTTCTGCTTCAGGAGCATCTTCAGGATCTTTTCTGTGAAAAAGAAGAGGTAGAAACCCCCAAACACCACTGCAGACTTGGAGACATAATTGTCCTGAGGGTTGAAACCGAAAGCCTGTGGGCACAGGAGAACAGAATGAGTTTAAGTCCTTAAGCCTTCAGCAGCAGCTCTCATCTGCTTACCACTCTCTCCACTCTGGGAAAGAGGAACTCTGCTGTCCGCCCATTCTCTTGCCAGCAAAAACCTAGCCTTCCCATTCCCCTGACTCACCAGCACTAGCCTGGGTGCTTGCATATTCTCTTCTGCTACAAAAGACAGGCTGGGCTGTCTTTAGGATTTTCTGATCCTGGGGGTTTGGAGCTAGGACCTTAATGTGCACTCGGCAATCACTCTACCACTaaactacatctccagcccttagggttttattatatgtgttttacatttactttattctcatttatgtgtatgtgaatgtatgtgtttgcGAGCATGCATgtaggtgcctgaggaggccaggagagggtgccaGTTCACCTGAACCTGGAGCTGTAGGCAGCTGAGAgccatgtgtatgctgggaaccaaacttgggtcctcagaaagagcagcaagcattctggACCACATGATAGGCAGGAACTACCATGGCCAACTTGgcgttctttctctttctttctttccttctttattttttttctttttgactaggtctcactacatagaccaagctgtcctcagactcacagaggtcagcctgcctctatctcccaagctCTGGAGATTAaaagctggttttctccttctaatgAGGACATTGTCTTAATCTCTGTTGGGACTTAGCCACACAAGCACTTAGTCAGCAAATTCCACGTTTAAAGGGAGGCCACTTGCATTTAAATTTGCCTCATCTAGTGTCCCCGGTTGATCTGCCCGTAAACACAATGGGAAGTGGTTTAGTTACGATTGCTAAAAGGAGAAAATCCATTTCAGTTCCACAGCAAGAATTGCCGCATCGTCCTGACCACAGAATCTTGAAAGGACCACAAACCAAAAAAGCAGGCTCTGTTCCTGCAAGCATCTTGGGGTGGATAAAAGCCAGGTCTAGTTCCATACACCCACAGTTTCCAAAGCTCAggaggatgaggtggaaggaCCCCAAGACTGTGAGACCAACCTGCCCAACAAagattt contains:
- the Slc39a14 gene encoding zinc transporter ZIP14 isoform X2; protein product: MKRLHPALPSCLLLVLFGIWRAAPQTHASSAGLPPLSATSFLEDLMGRYGKNDSLTLTQLKSLLDHLHVGVGRDNVSQAKEGHRNLSTCFSSGDLFAAHNLSEKSPIGMSEFQEFCPTILQQLDSQACTSDHQENEENEQTEEGKPSAIEVWGYGLLCVTVISLCSLMGASVVPFMKKTFYKRLLLYFIALAIGTLYSNALFQLIPEAFGFNPQDNYVSKSAVVFGGFYLFFFTEKILKMLLKQKNEHHHGHNHFTSETLPSKKDQEEGVTEKLQNGDLDHMIPQHCNSDLDGKAPGTDEKVIVSSMSVQDLQASQSACYWLKGVRYSDIGTLAWMITLSDGLHNFIDGLAIGASFTVSVFQGISTSVAILCEEFPHELGDFVILLNAGMSIQQALFFNFLSACCCYVGLAFGILAGSHFSANWIFALAGGMFLYIALADMFPEMNEVCQEDEKKDSFLVPFVIQNLGLLTGFSIMLVLTMYSGQIQIG
- the Slc39a14 gene encoding zinc transporter ZIP14 isoform X1 — protein: MKRLHPALPSCLLLVLFGIWRAAPQTHASSAGLPPLSATSFLEDLMGRYGKNDSLTLTQLKSLLDHLHVGVGRDNVSQAKEGHRNLSTCFSSGDLFAAHNLSEKSPIGMSEFQEFCPTILQQLDSQACTSDHQENEENEQTEEGKPSAIEVWGFGFLSVSLINLASLLGVLVLPCTEKAFFSRVLTYFIALSIGTLLSNALFQLIPEAFGFNPQDNYVSKSAVVFGGFYLFFFTEKILKMLLKQKNEHHHGHNHFTSETLPSKKDQEEGVTEKLQNGDLDHMIPQHCNSDLDGKAPGTDEKVIVSSMSVQDLQASQSACYWLKGVRYSDIGTLAWMITLSDGLHNFIDGLAIGASFTVSVFQGISTSVAILCEEFPHELGDFVILLNAGMSIQQALFFNFLSACCCYVGLAFGILAGSHFSANWIFALAGGMFLYIALADMFPEMNEVCQEDEKKDSFLVPFVIQNLGLLTGFSIMLVLTMYSGQIQIG